A stretch of Candidatus Sphingomonas phytovorans DNA encodes these proteins:
- a CDS encoding glycosyltransferase codes for MPNPSLQPASILAYAQTLEGGGVERVLLRLARSWSEAGRRVTLVIGDASGPLARELPLITPETLDIRILGDRSYGGLRAVAGIARELSPDLIFCPGNHYTGMALYLRLRLGRHCPPIVAKVSNRLDRADQGPLLSAAYRVWLLTHPHFVDHVVAMTAAMHDESIARMGIAADRISVIPNPPAHRAPYDRPAWLPGGRFLLGVGRLAPQKRWDRMIAALPRLADDDVQLVILGEGTERPALEAQVAALGLDGRVHLPGYHPDPCHVLARATAVVLTSDFEGVPGVLREALAEGTPVVSTDSSVAVSEIVTIPAQGSIVPVGDDDALVGALDHWLMPDRLRPKPMPEPGADSARRYLDLFDSVVARR; via the coding sequence GTCGAGCGGGTATTGCTGCGGCTCGCCCGCAGCTGGAGCGAGGCGGGGCGGCGCGTCACCCTGGTGATCGGCGACGCGAGCGGCCCGCTGGCGCGCGAACTGCCTCTCATCACACCCGAAACCCTGGACATCCGGATCCTCGGCGATCGCTCCTACGGTGGGCTGCGTGCGGTGGCGGGAATCGCTCGCGAGCTGTCGCCCGACCTGATCTTCTGCCCGGGCAACCATTATACCGGCATGGCCCTGTACCTGCGGCTCCGTCTCGGCCGACACTGCCCGCCGATCGTCGCCAAGGTATCGAACCGGCTCGACCGCGCCGACCAGGGGCCGCTTCTTTCGGCCGCCTATCGGGTCTGGCTGCTCACCCATCCGCACTTCGTCGATCACGTCGTCGCGATGACGGCGGCGATGCATGACGAATCGATCGCGAGGATGGGAATCGCAGCTGATCGGATCAGCGTGATCCCCAATCCGCCGGCGCATCGGGCGCCCTATGATAGGCCTGCCTGGTTGCCCGGGGGGCGTTTCCTGCTCGGCGTGGGCCGGCTCGCGCCGCAGAAGCGCTGGGATCGGATGATCGCTGCGCTGCCCCGGCTGGCGGATGACGATGTGCAACTGGTGATTCTGGGGGAGGGTACCGAACGGCCCGCGCTCGAGGCGCAGGTCGCCGCGCTCGGCCTGGATGGCCGGGTCCATCTGCCTGGCTATCATCCCGATCCATGCCATGTGCTGGCACGGGCGACCGCGGTCGTGCTGACGTCCGATTTCGAAGGCGTGCCGGGCGTGCTGCGCGAGGCGCTCGCCGAGGGGACCCCGGTGGTGTCGACCGATTCGAGCGTTGCGGTCAGCGAGATCGTCACGATCCCGGCGCAGGGCAGCATCGTGCCGGTGGGGGATGACGATGCCCTGGTCGGCGCGCTCGACCATTGGCTCATGCCCGATCGTCTACGCCCGAAACCGATGCCCGAACCGGGCGCCGATTCAGCGCGACGCTATCTCGACCTGTTCGATTCGGTCGTCGCCCGGCGCTAG
- the maiA gene encoding maleylacetoacetate isomerase, which produces MIRLYDYWRSSAAYRVRIALNLKHVPHERENIALLEGVHRSPENLARNPQGFVPTLVVEGEALTQSLAIIDYLDALYPDPPMVPHDPLARARVLAQALLIAADIHPVNNLRILKRLESQFGADQAAKDEWYRHWIIEGFTALEKLAKSGPGPLLGGDAPNLADVCLVPQMFNARRLSVPLEGFPRLVAADAAANAIPEIAAAHPDRVKPER; this is translated from the coding sequence ATGATCAGGCTCTATGATTACTGGCGGTCGTCGGCTGCCTATCGCGTGCGGATCGCGCTGAACCTCAAGCACGTCCCCCATGAGCGCGAGAATATCGCCCTGCTCGAAGGGGTGCATCGGTCGCCGGAGAATCTGGCGCGCAACCCCCAGGGATTCGTGCCGACGCTGGTGGTGGAAGGCGAAGCGCTGACTCAGAGCCTGGCGATCATCGACTATCTCGACGCGCTCTATCCCGATCCACCGATGGTACCGCACGATCCGCTCGCCCGCGCACGCGTCCTTGCCCAGGCGCTGCTGATCGCGGCCGACATCCATCCGGTGAACAATCTGCGTATCCTCAAGCGGCTGGAAAGCCAGTTCGGCGCCGATCAGGCGGCGAAGGACGAATGGTACCGCCACTGGATCATCGAGGGCTTCACGGCGCTGGAGAAGCTGGCGAAATCGGGTCCCGGCCCGCTGCTCGGCGGCGACGCGCCCAATCTCGCCGATGTCTGCCTGGTGCCGCAGATGTTCAACGCGCGCCGCCTCTCGGTCCCGCTGGAGGGTTTCCCCAGGCTGGTGGCGGCTGACGCCGCGGCGAATGCGATTCCCGAGATCGCAGCCGCGCATCCCGACCGCGTCAAACCCGAGCGCTAG
- a CDS encoding AI-2E family transporter — protein MATPPAATEPGPNELRDPFVRKELKRATVWLGLAAAMALVVVLIQPILIIFGGLVFAAMLDGGVRLIGRVLPLGRGLRLLIVVLCTIAFVVGVIYMTGVQVTDQAEQLRVTLEVQANHLVTWASGMGLMPGRADVNGLLQQAMGSFGKLTSWVGSALGALTSLFMVLVIGLFVAMEPRLYDRGLQWMVPSDVRGEFAITIDRMAATMRRLLAGRLAGMLFEGVLTWLCLWAAGVPMALLLGILTGLLAFIPNIGAFTSGVLMTAVGFSAGVETGLWAIAIYFTVQTFDGYVVIPMVARRTVDLPPALTLSSQILASTLFGVLGLALADPIVAMIKVALERNSERAIEDASEEGASAA, from the coding sequence ATGGCGACGCCACCCGCAGCAACCGAACCCGGCCCGAACGAACTGCGCGATCCCTTCGTCCGCAAGGAGCTGAAGCGCGCGACCGTGTGGCTCGGGCTCGCCGCGGCGATGGCCCTGGTGGTGGTGCTGATCCAGCCGATCCTGATCATCTTCGGCGGCCTGGTCTTCGCCGCGATGCTCGACGGCGGCGTTCGCCTGATCGGGCGCGTGCTGCCGCTCGGACGCGGCCTCCGCCTGCTGATCGTCGTGCTCTGCACCATCGCGTTCGTGGTGGGCGTCATCTACATGACCGGCGTGCAGGTCACCGACCAGGCGGAGCAACTGCGCGTGACGCTCGAGGTGCAGGCCAACCATCTCGTCACCTGGGCATCGGGCATGGGCCTGATGCCGGGACGTGCCGATGTGAACGGCCTGCTCCAGCAGGCGATGGGGTCCTTCGGCAAGCTCACCTCCTGGGTCGGCTCGGCGCTGGGGGCGCTGACCAGCCTGTTCATGGTGCTGGTGATCGGCCTGTTCGTGGCGATGGAACCGCGGCTCTATGATCGCGGCCTGCAATGGATGGTCCCTTCCGACGTGCGCGGCGAATTCGCCATCACCATCGACCGGATGGCGGCGACGATGCGGCGGCTGCTCGCCGGGCGCCTGGCGGGCATGTTGTTCGAGGGTGTGTTGACCTGGCTCTGCCTGTGGGCGGCCGGCGTGCCGATGGCGCTGCTGCTCGGCATCCTGACCGGCCTGCTCGCCTTCATCCCCAATATCGGCGCCTTCACGAGCGGCGTGCTGATGACCGCGGTCGGCTTCAGCGCCGGGGTCGAGACCGGCCTGTGGGCAATCGCGATCTATTTCACCGTCCAGACCTTCGACGGCTATGTCGTGATCCCGATGGTCGCCCGGCGGACCGTCGACCTGCCACCCGCTCTGACCCTCTCGTCGCAGATTCTGGCAAGCACGCTGTTCGGCGTGCTCGGCCTGGCCTTGGCCGACCCGATCGTGGCGATGATCAAGGTCGCGCTCGAGCGCAATTCGGAGCGCGCGATCGAGGACGCCAGCGAAGAGGGGGCCAGCGCGGCATGA
- the lepB gene encoding signal peptidase I produces the protein MSEELALDRVPEQEAAPAPEAVDTRPTTDWWGEVKGILWLILAVLGFHSFIAKPFYIPSESMLPGLQVGDQLIVTKYAYGWSFVSPTIPNPVAMFRSLVLHQEVESWGVQLPFIQGRLFGKMPERGDVVIVTPPGRNTDYIKRLIGLPGDRLQVIDGTVYLNGTAVKRGLPHDTLIPVDAKTVCDPEQYPGALQTGPDGKQYCRLTLVTETLPNGRHYDTVESGPSDGDNYGPITIRPNHVFLMGDNRDHSADSRFSVSAMGLGGDVPWENLGGRAEFITFSKSGNGTWNPFTWGQSFRPGRAGTSLHAARDTAKE, from the coding sequence ATGAGTGAGGAGTTGGCGTTGGACCGAGTGCCCGAACAGGAGGCCGCGCCCGCGCCGGAAGCCGTCGACACGCGCCCGACCACCGACTGGTGGGGCGAAGTGAAGGGAATCCTCTGGCTGATCCTGGCAGTGCTCGGCTTCCACAGCTTCATCGCCAAACCCTTCTACATCCCGTCCGAATCGATGTTGCCCGGGCTACAGGTCGGCGATCAGCTGATCGTCACCAAATATGCCTATGGCTGGTCCTTCGTCTCGCCGACCATCCCCAACCCTGTCGCGATGTTCCGCAGCCTGGTGCTGCATCAGGAGGTGGAAAGCTGGGGCGTGCAATTGCCCTTCATCCAGGGCCGGCTGTTCGGGAAGATGCCCGAGCGCGGCGACGTCGTCATCGTGACGCCGCCGGGACGCAACACCGACTACATCAAGCGCCTGATCGGCCTGCCCGGCGACCGGCTCCAGGTGATCGACGGCACCGTCTATCTGAACGGCACCGCGGTGAAGCGCGGGCTGCCGCACGACACGCTGATTCCGGTCGATGCCAAGACGGTGTGCGATCCGGAACAATATCCCGGCGCGCTCCAGACCGGCCCCGACGGCAAGCAATATTGCCGCCTGACGCTGGTAACCGAGACGCTCCCCAATGGCCGCCACTACGACACGGTCGAATCAGGACCGAGCGACGGCGACAATTACGGCCCGATCACGATCCGCCCCAACCATGTGTTCCTGATGGGCGACAATCGCGATCATAGCGCCGACAGTCGCTTCTCCGTGTCGGCCATGGGCCTGGGCGGCGACGTGCCCTGGGAGAATCTGGGCGGCCGCGCCGAGTTCATCACTTTCTCTAAGAGCGGCAACGGGACGTGGAATCCCTTTACCTGGGGGCAGAGCTTCCGTCCGGGCCGTGCTGGCACCTCGCTGCACGCGGCGCGGGATACTGCGAAGGAATGA
- the acpS gene encoding holo-ACP synthase produces MIIGLGSDLCNIERIQASLDRFGARFENRVFTEIERAKADRRPFTKAGTLAKRFAAKEAFSKAVGTGFKRGVFMKDIGVINAPSGAPTLALTGGARARLDALTPAGHVAHVHLTLTDDHPWAQAFVVIEAIRTE; encoded by the coding sequence ATGATCATCGGGCTCGGTTCCGACCTGTGCAATATCGAGCGTATCCAGGCGTCGCTCGACCGGTTCGGCGCGCGCTTCGAGAATCGCGTGTTCACCGAAATCGAACGCGCCAAGGCGGATCGCCGCCCCTTTACCAAGGCCGGCACGCTGGCCAAGCGCTTCGCCGCGAAGGAGGCTTTCTCCAAGGCGGTCGGCACCGGATTCAAGCGCGGCGTTTTCATGAAGGACATCGGCGTGATCAATGCGCCGTCGGGCGCGCCGACGCTGGCGCTGACCGGCGGCGCCCGGGCGAGGCTTGACGCGCTGACACCTGCAGGCCACGTCGCCCATGTACATCTGACGCTGACCGACGATCATCCATGGGCGCAGGCCTTCGTGGTGATCGAAGCGATCAGGACTGAGTAG
- a CDS encoding pyridoxine 5'-phosphate synthase gives MNDFLRLGVNIDHVATVRNARGAGYPDPVRAALAAAEAGADGITAHLREDRRHITDDDIARLSEQLTIPLNLEMAATDEMLAIALRHRPHAACIVPEKREERTTEGGLDAAGQHNQLAPLVSALGAAKIRVSLFIEPEARQIEAALRLGAPVVELHTGRYAELEGAAQADELRRLSDAAALAAKNGIEVHAGHGLTYDNVAPIAAIRQVRELNIGHFLVGEAMFIGLGEAVRTMRAAMDAAR, from the coding sequence ATGAACGATTTCCTGCGGCTCGGCGTCAACATCGACCATGTCGCGACCGTCCGCAACGCGCGCGGCGCCGGCTATCCCGATCCGGTCCGCGCCGCTCTGGCCGCCGCCGAGGCAGGCGCCGACGGAATCACCGCGCATCTGCGCGAGGACCGGCGCCACATCACCGACGACGATATCGCCCGCCTGTCAGAACAGCTGACCATCCCGCTCAATCTTGAGATGGCGGCGACCGACGAGATGCTCGCCATCGCGCTGCGCCACCGGCCGCACGCTGCCTGCATCGTTCCCGAAAAACGCGAGGAACGCACCACCGAAGGCGGGCTCGACGCGGCGGGACAGCATAACCAGCTTGCTCCCCTGGTCAGCGCGCTAGGCGCTGCGAAAATCCGCGTGTCGCTGTTCATCGAGCCCGAGGCCCGCCAGATCGAGGCAGCGCTGCGTCTCGGCGCACCGGTCGTGGAGCTGCATACCGGCCGCTATGCCGAACTTGAAGGCGCGGCGCAGGCGGACGAACTGCGCCGGTTGAGCGACGCCGCTGCTCTTGCCGCCAAGAATGGGATCGAGGTCCATGCCGGCCACGGCCTGACCTATGACAATGTCGCCCCCATCGCCGCGATCCGGCAGGTGCGCGAGTTGAACATCGGTCATTTCCTGGTGGGCGAGGCGATGTTCATCGGCCTTGGCGAGGCAGTGCGCACGATGCGCGCCGCGATGGACGCCGCGCGGTGA
- the pyrE gene encoding orotate phosphoribosyltransferase — protein sequence MTDDEILAEFRAADALLEGHFILSSGLRSSRYLQCARVLMDPARGARLSTELATRIPTELRSRIDVVVSPAMGGVIAGHEMARALGVEAMFLERPDGVFELRRGFRLSPGAKVLMMEDVVTTGLSSREAIAAIGRAGGETIAAASLVDRSSGTADLGVPFFPLIRLDVPTYRAESLPPELAALPAIKPGSRAAA from the coding sequence ATGACCGACGACGAGATCCTGGCCGAGTTCCGAGCCGCCGACGCCCTGCTTGAAGGACATTTCATCCTGTCCTCGGGCCTGCGTTCCTCCCGCTACCTGCAATGCGCGCGCGTGCTGATGGATCCGGCGCGGGGCGCCCGCCTGTCGACCGAACTGGCGACGCGAATCCCGACCGAGCTGCGCTCTCGGATCGACGTCGTGGTCTCGCCCGCGATGGGCGGGGTGATCGCCGGGCACGAGATGGCGCGCGCGCTCGGCGTCGAGGCGATGTTCCTCGAACGGCCCGACGGCGTGTTCGAACTGCGCCGCGGCTTTCGCCTGTCGCCCGGCGCCAAGGTGCTCATGATGGAGGATGTCGTCACCACCGGCCTTTCGTCCCGTGAGGCGATCGCGGCGATCGGACGGGCCGGGGGCGAGACGATCGCGGCCGCCTCGCTGGTGGACCGGTCGAGCGGAACGGCCGATCTGGGCGTGCCCTTCTTCCCGCTGATCCGGCTCGACGTACCGACCTACAGGGCCGAATCGCTGCCGCCCGAGCTGGCGGCCCTGCCCGCGATCAAGCCGGGCAGCCGGGCCGCGGCATGA
- the coxB gene encoding cytochrome c oxidase subunit II, with amino-acid sequence MRSKGLKSIVLAAGLAIAGIGNAAAPAPQAATPTTTVAPATTNAAPTTSAAPAVAAPADPMLVLDGGPDVRPVPGVGMPVDGHLTLQDQVTPNGRRAHWFHNAILLPVITAISVLVLFLLMWVMFRYRRAANPVASKTSHNTFIEIIWTAVPVIILALIAAPSIGLLAAQFKPAPANAVTLKAIGNQWYWTYQYPDHGGFEITSNMLKEKGQVQPGERARTDADGPALLATDNRIVLPVGVPIRLITTANDVIHSWAMPAFWIKLDAVPGRLNETSFTIEKEGVYFGQCSELCGARHGFMPITVVAVKPAVFAAWVKAKGGTMPAAGGAKPADAAATAPAETATENATGPVENATSAAPATNQAAATNVAGAGNAGQ; translated from the coding sequence ATGCGCAGTAAGGGGTTGAAGTCGATTGTGCTGGCGGCAGGACTCGCGATAGCGGGTATCGGCAACGCCGCGGCACCGGCGCCACAGGCGGCCACGCCTACCACGACGGTGGCCCCGGCAACGACCAATGCTGCGCCGACCACCAGCGCCGCGCCCGCCGTCGCGGCGCCGGCCGATCCGATGCTCGTGCTCGATGGCGGGCCGGATGTCCGTCCGGTCCCGGGTGTCGGCATGCCGGTGGACGGGCATCTGACCCTGCAGGATCAGGTGACGCCGAATGGCCGTCGCGCTCACTGGTTCCACAATGCGATCCTGCTCCCCGTCATCACCGCCATCTCGGTGCTCGTGCTGTTCCTGCTGATGTGGGTGATGTTCCGCTATCGCCGCGCGGCGAACCCGGTCGCATCCAAGACCTCGCACAACACCTTCATCGAGATCATCTGGACCGCGGTCCCGGTTATCATCCTCGCGCTGATCGCCGCGCCCTCGATCGGGCTGCTCGCTGCGCAGTTCAAGCCGGCGCCCGCCAATGCCGTCACGCTGAAGGCGATCGGCAACCAGTGGTACTGGACCTATCAATATCCTGATCATGGCGGCTTCGAGATCACCTCGAACATGCTGAAGGAGAAGGGGCAGGTTCAGCCGGGCGAGCGTGCGCGCACCGATGCCGACGGCCCCGCGTTGCTCGCGACCGACAACCGTATCGTGCTGCCGGTCGGCGTGCCGATCCGCCTCATCACCACCGCGAACGACGTGATCCACAGCTGGGCGATGCCCGCCTTCTGGATCAAGCTCGACGCGGTCCCGGGTCGCCTGAACGAGACGAGCTTCACCATCGAGAAGGAAGGCGTCTATTTCGGCCAGTGCTCCGAGCTTTGCGGCGCGCGCCATGGTTTCATGCCGATCACGGTCGTGGCCGTGAAGCCAGCGGTGTTCGCCGCCTGGGTCAAGGCGAAGGGCGGCACGATGCCGGCCGCCGGCGGCGCCAAGCCGGCCGACGCAGCGGCGACCGCGCCGGCCGAAACGGCCACCGAAAACGCCACCGGACCGGTCGAGAACGCGACCAGCGCCGCTCCCGCCACCAACCAGGCTGCCGCGACCAACGTCGCCGGCGCCGGCAACGCTGGACAGTAA
- the ctaD gene encoding cytochrome c oxidase subunit I: MTDTALHPSAFDAHHDDHAHHDADHKPAFFARWFMSTNHKDIGTLYLIFAICAGIIGGGISGLMRAELAHPGIQYLGEWAAWLPGGDQGLDHALHLWNVLITAHGLIMVFFMVMPAMIGGFGNWFVPLMIGAPDMAFPRMNNISFWLLVPSFTLLLASPFFGGAGTGWTVYAPLSTYGEPGPSVDMAILSLHLAGASSILGAINFITTIFNMRAPGMTLHKMPLFVWSVLVTAFLLLLSLPVLAAAITMLLTDRNFHTTFFDPAGGGDPVLYQHLFWFFGHPEVYIMILPGFGMISHIISTFSKKPVFGYLGMAYAMVAIGVVGFVVWAHHMFTTGLSVNVKMYFTAATMVIAVPTGIKIFSWIATMWGGSMSFKTPMMWAIGFIFMFTVGGVTGVVLANGGVDDYMQDTYYVVAHFHYVLSLGAVFSLFAGFYYWFPKMSGRMYSEFLGQLHFWVFFIGVNILFFPMHFLGLQGMPRRIPDYNPAYEHWNWIATVGYMIMAASMLVFFVNLFWSLFAGKKAGDSPWGEGATTLEWTLSSPPPYHQFETLPRID; this comes from the coding sequence ATGACCGATACCGCCCTTCACCCGTCCGCGTTCGATGCGCACCATGACGATCACGCGCATCACGACGCCGATCACAAGCCGGCCTTCTTCGCGCGCTGGTTCATGTCGACGAACCACAAGGACATCGGCACCCTCTATCTGATCTTCGCGATCTGCGCGGGCATCATCGGTGGCGGCATCTCGGGCCTGATGCGCGCGGAGCTGGCTCATCCCGGCATCCAGTATCTCGGCGAATGGGCTGCCTGGCTGCCCGGCGGCGACCAGGGGCTGGATCACGCGCTGCATCTCTGGAACGTGCTCATCACCGCGCACGGCCTGATCATGGTGTTCTTCATGGTCATGCCGGCGATGATCGGCGGCTTCGGCAACTGGTTCGTGCCGCTGATGATCGGCGCGCCGGACATGGCGTTCCCGCGCATGAACAACATCTCCTTCTGGCTGCTGGTGCCAAGCTTCACGCTGCTGCTCGCCTCGCCCTTCTTCGGGGGCGCCGGCACCGGCTGGACGGTCTATGCGCCGCTCTCCACATATGGGGAGCCGGGGCCGTCGGTCGACATGGCGATCCTGTCGCTCCATCTCGCGGGCGCCAGTTCGATCCTCGGGGCGATCAACTTCATCACCACCATCTTCAACATGCGCGCGCCGGGCATGACCCTGCACAAGATGCCGCTGTTCGTCTGGTCGGTGCTGGTCACCGCCTTCCTGCTGCTGCTCTCGCTGCCGGTTCTCGCCGCGGCGATCACGATGCTGCTGACCGACCGCAACTTCCACACCACCTTCTTCGATCCGGCCGGCGGCGGCGATCCCGTCCTGTACCAGCATCTGTTCTGGTTCTTCGGCCATCCCGAGGTGTACATCATGATCCTGCCGGGCTTCGGCATGATCAGCCACATCATCTCAACCTTCTCGAAGAAGCCGGTGTTCGGTTATCTCGGCATGGCCTATGCCATGGTCGCGATCGGCGTGGTCGGCTTCGTCGTGTGGGCGCACCACATGTTCACCACCGGCCTCAGCGTGAACGTGAAGATGTACTTCACCGCAGCGACGATGGTCATCGCGGTTCCGACCGGCATCAAGATCTTCTCGTGGATCGCGACGATGTGGGGCGGCTCGATGAGCTTCAAGACCCCGATGATGTGGGCGATCGGCTTCATCTTCATGTTCACCGTCGGTGGCGTGACCGGCGTCGTGCTCGCGAACGGCGGCGTCGACGATTACATGCAGGACACCTATTACGTCGTCGCGCACTTCCACTATGTGTTGTCGCTCGGCGCGGTGTTCAGTCTGTTCGCCGGCTTCTACTACTGGTTCCCGAAGATGTCGGGCCGGATGTACAGCGAGTTCCTCGGCCAGCTGCACTTCTGGGTCTTCTTCATCGGCGTGAACATCCTGTTCTTCCCGATGCACTTCCTCGGCCTCCAGGGCATGCCGCGCCGTATTCCGGACTATAACCCGGCGTACGAGCACTGGAACTGGATCGCGACGGTCGGCTACATGATCATGGCCGCGTCCATGCTGGTCTTCTTCGTCAACCTGTTCTGGTCGCTGTTCGCGGGCAAGAAGGCAGGCGACAGCCCCTGGGGCGAAGGCGCGACGACGCTTGAGTGGACGCTGTCGAGCCCGCCGCCTTACCATCAGTTCGAGACGCTGCCGCGCATCGACTGA
- a CDS encoding heme o synthase has product MTTTTTLPASALPADWRDFLALTKPRVMTLVVFTGLCGMLAAPVGIDPVLGFTAILCIALGAGAAGALNQWYEADLDARMKRTERRPLPAGRMDRQAALHFGVGLAFFSVILMGLAVNLIAAAILTASILFYVLIYTVWLKRRTPQNIVIGGAAGAFPPLIGWAAATGDIATLPVLLFTLVFLWTPPHFWALALFMKSDYAAAGVPMMPVVAGERTTRLQIGLYTIPMAAVAIAPWALGLTGAIYGVVAIATTLVFAALALQVSLRTTGTGDAMRPEKRLFAWSILYLFIIFGALVVDRWVG; this is encoded by the coding sequence ATGACCACGACGACCACATTGCCCGCCTCTGCCCTTCCCGCCGACTGGCGCGATTTCCTCGCGCTGACGAAGCCGCGGGTGATGACGCTCGTCGTCTTCACCGGCCTGTGCGGGATGCTGGCGGCGCCGGTGGGCATCGATCCGGTGCTCGGTTTCACCGCGATCCTGTGCATCGCGCTCGGCGCCGGCGCTGCCGGCGCGCTCAACCAGTGGTATGAGGCCGATCTCGACGCCAGGATGAAGCGGACCGAGCGCCGGCCGTTGCCGGCCGGCCGCATGGACCGGCAGGCGGCGCTGCATTTCGGCGTCGGCCTGGCATTCTTCTCGGTGATCCTGATGGGACTGGCGGTGAACCTGATCGCCGCCGCGATCCTCACTGCCTCGATCCTGTTCTATGTCCTGATCTATACCGTCTGGCTGAAGCGCCGGACGCCGCAGAATATCGTCATCGGCGGTGCCGCCGGCGCTTTTCCGCCGCTGATCGGCTGGGCGGCCGCCACCGGCGACATCGCGACGCTGCCGGTGCTGCTGTTCACCCTGGTCTTCCTGTGGACGCCGCCGCATTTCTGGGCGCTCGCGCTGTTCATGAAGTCGGATTACGCCGCCGCCGGCGTGCCGATGATGCCGGTCGTCGCCGGGGAGCGCACGACCCGATTGCAGATCGGGCTCTACACCATCCCGATGGCGGCGGTCGCGATCGCTCCGTGGGCGCTTGGCTTGACCGGCGCGATCTATGGCGTGGTTGCCATCGCGACGACGCTCGTCTTCGCCGCGCTCGCGCTTCAGGTCAGCCTGCGCACGACCGGCACGGGCGATGCGATGCGGCCCGAAAAGCGGCTGTTCGCCTGGTCGATCCTTTATCTTTTCATTATTTTCGGCGCGCTGGTCGTCGACAGGTGGGTCGGCTGA
- a CDS encoding cytochrome c oxidase assembly protein — MTRTLRTAILAGVGVCFMTGLGYASVPLYRMFCEATGLNGTTQRGLVAPGAVGHEQVRVDFDTNVAPKLPWTFKPEVPSETIAIGARDMAFFTATNNSDKPVTGTATFNVTPAQAGKYFTKIQCFCFTQQTLKPGETARMPVIFFVDPKILTDPDAADVKTITLSYTFYPVDSAKAAS; from the coding sequence TTGACCCGCACGCTGCGCACCGCGATCCTCGCCGGTGTCGGCGTGTGCTTCATGACCGGGCTCGGTTATGCCAGCGTGCCGCTGTACCGCATGTTCTGCGAGGCGACCGGGCTCAACGGCACCACCCAGCGCGGACTGGTGGCGCCGGGCGCGGTCGGGCACGAGCAGGTGCGGGTCGATTTCGACACCAATGTCGCGCCTAAGCTGCCCTGGACGTTCAAGCCGGAAGTGCCGTCGGAAACGATCGCGATCGGCGCGCGCGATATGGCGTTCTTCACCGCGACGAACAACAGCGACAAGCCGGTGACCGGCACCGCGACGTTCAACGTCACGCCGGCCCAGGCGGGCAAATATTTCACCAAGATCCAGTGCTTCTGCTTTACGCAGCAGACGCTCAAGCCGGGCGAGACCGCCCGCATGCCGGTGATCTTCTTCGTCGACCCGAAGATCCTCACCGATCCCGACGCGGCTGACGTGAAGACGATCACCCTCAGCTACACCTTTTACCCTGTGGATTCCGCGAAAGCAGCCAGCTAG
- a CDS encoding cytochrome c oxidase subunit 3: MAGAKNHDYHILPPDIWPFVGSFSALTMAIGGIMWMHSGSVFGIGGGTIFFIGVAAVLLTMFSWWSNVIREAHAGDHTPVVQLHLRYGMILFIASEVMFFVGWFWAFFDFSLFPAPVQIADGTVSLIADAARGTWPPKGIEVIDAFKFPLLNTIILLTSGTTVTWAHHALIHNQRGGEKTGLWGLLGVGNRDGVLKGLWLTIVLGLLFSSIQAYEYAEAPFPFHGINYGASFFMATGFHGFHVIIGTIFLIVCLIRAYKGDFTPRQHFGFEAAAWYWHFVDVVWLFLFVSIYVWGGWGAAVHGG; encoded by the coding sequence ATGGCCGGCGCCAAGAACCACGACTACCATATCCTGCCACCCGATATCTGGCCGTTCGTCGGCTCGTTCTCAGCGCTCACCATGGCGATCGGTGGCATCATGTGGATGCATTCCGGCAGCGTGTTCGGCATCGGCGGCGGCACGATCTTCTTCATTGGCGTCGCGGCCGTTCTCCTCACCATGTTCTCCTGGTGGAGCAACGTGATCCGTGAAGCGCATGCCGGCGATCATACGCCGGTGGTGCAGCTTCACCTGCGCTACGGCATGATCCTGTTCATCGCCTCGGAGGTCATGTTCTTCGTCGGCTGGTTCTGGGCCTTCTTCGATTTTTCGCTGTTCCCGGCGCCGGTGCAGATCGCCGACGGCACGGTCAGTCTGATCGCCGATGCAGCGCGCGGCACCTGGCCGCCGAAGGGCATCGAGGTGATCGACGCGTTCAAGTTCCCGCTGCTCAACACGATCATCCTGCTCACCTCCGGCACGACGGTCACCTGGGCGCACCACGCCCTGATCCACAACCAGCGCGGCGGCGAGAAGACCGGCCTGTGGGGCCTGCTCGGCGTCGGCAACCGCGACGGCGTGCTCAAGGGCCTGTGGCTGACGATCGTTCTCGGCCTGCTGTTCTCGTCGATCCAGGCCTATGAATATGCCGAGGCGCCGTTCCCCTTCCACGGGATCAACTATGGCGCGTCCTTCTTCATGGCGACCGGTTTCCATGGTTTCCACGTCATCATCGGCACGATCTTCCTGATCGTTTGCCTGATCCGGGCGTATAAGGGCGACTTCACCCCGCGCCAGCATTTCGGCTTCGAGGCTGCCGCCTGGTACTGGCACTTCGTCGACGTGGTGTGGCTGTTCCTGTTCGTCTCGATCTATGTCTGGGGCGGCTGGGGCGCAGCGGTCCACGGCGGCTAG